A genome region from Megalobrama amblycephala isolate DHTTF-2021 linkage group LG18, ASM1881202v1, whole genome shotgun sequence includes the following:
- the LOC125252952 gene encoding protein phosphatase 1 regulatory subunit 36 isoform X1 codes for MRWNLRLYGLPEQEGEDVKQRVIDICKAVIQDPEENLRCQIDVSQRIGRREDGKIRPVITRFMSRSTKEKVTMAAPPSSGRWTCNDQTLSLEFISFEAQEEEKKQKNPKSSAYQERIRQYLEKWQKNTATPAQLDAFKNSVKRSQKAHVTIQDVKLAAVCLLQENEGYPIPPRFLPLLKSKEMDVFLANLLLYFSCFFEKKTLEKKPKSLMGEDSDTERRMVADTCDLALKQLALSYSSLLLGEAPSQQHLVACDRFKVSSTHSDIQLDECLYSFYSYAVWVTFERRDLKVIQQEIGRLFRSDSFNPALNEPGDRSESMEPQRTALNNRRSERRPALNKILTQCSPLMVSLLPTPQENAPHLFGGFRRGKRPSTEGCDSEALMEGLKQQLKSLSFGILGKPLSQFSSKTLKPQEGQSEDEEDEGDEGNDGEVVDPDPQVHIRSRKTSVMGQRSLTTTIDGHIRSRRDDLASRATTEAVSSDTE; via the exons ATGAGATGGAACCTGAGGCTGTATGGCCTACCAGAGCAGGAAGGAGAAGACGTTAAACAGCGTGTGATTGACATCTGCAAGGCAGTCATTCAAGACCCCGAAGAGAATCTTCGTTGCCAAATTGATGTAAGCCAAAGGATCGGACGGAGAGAGGATGGCAAAATTCGGCCGGTGATAACACGATTTATGTCCAGATCAACCAAAGAAAAG GTAACGATGGCAGCGCCACCTTCCTCTGGACGCTGGACCTGCAACGATCAAACCCTGAGCCTGGAGTTCATCAG TTTTGAAGCCCAAGAAGAGGAGAAAAAGCAGAAAAATCCAAAATCATCTGCATACCAAGAGCGAATCAGACAGTATCTGGAGAAGTGGCAAaa GAATACTGCGACACCCGCTCAACTGGACGCCTTCAAGAACTCAGTAAAACGCTCACAAAAGGCACATGTCACAATTCAGGATGTTAAAT TGGCAGCGGTCTGTCTGCTGCAGGAGAACGAGGGCTATCCCATACCGCCACGCTTCTTACCGCTGCTCAA GAGCAAAGAGATGGATGTGTTTCTTGCCAATCTCCTGCTCTACTTCTCCTGCTTCTTTGAGAAGAAAACTCTGGAGAAAAAACCAAAGTCTCTCATGGG AGAGGACAGCGACACCGAGCGGAGGATGGTGGCGGACACGTGTGATCTGGCACTGAAGCAGCTCGCCCTCTCGTACTCCAGCCTGCTGCTGGGAGAAGCTCCGTCTCAACAGCACCTCGTGGCTTGTGACAG GTTCAAGGTGTCGTCCACTCACAGTGACATTCAGCTAGATGAG TGTCTCTACAGTTTTTACAGCTATGCTGTATGGGTGACCTTTGAGAGGCGGGACCTGAAGGTCATCCAGCAGGAGATTGGTCGCTTGTTCCGCTCAGACAGCTTTAACCCCGCCCTGAATGAACCAGGTGATCGGTCTGAGTCTATGGAGCCTCAACGAACAGCATTGAACAACAG GAGGTCAGAGCGGCGTCCAGCTCTGAACAAGATTCTAACCCAGTGTTCGCCTCTGATGGTCTCTCTGCTGCCCACTCCACAAGAAAACGCCCCGCACCTGTTTGGGGGCTTCAGACGTGGCAAACGGCCCTCGACTGAAGGCTGTGATTCAGAGGCTCTGATGGAGGGGCTGAAACAGCAGCTAAAGTCTCTCAG CTTTGGCATTCTTGGAAAGCCTTTGAGCCAATTCAGCTCGAAGACACTGAAGCCTCAGGAAGGCCAGAGTGAAGATGAGGAAGATGAGGGTGATGAGGGTAATGACGGCGAGGTGGTGGACCCTGACCCACAAGTACACATCAGGAGTAGGAAAACCTCTGTCATGGGCCAAAGATCACTGACCACAACTATAGACGGACACATCCGCTCTAGGCGTGACGACTTAGCCTCCAGAGCAACCACTGAAGCAGTGTCCTCAGACACCGAATAA
- the LOC125252952 gene encoding protein phosphatase 1 regulatory subunit 36 isoform X4, whose amino-acid sequence MAAPPSSGRWTCNDQTLSLEFISFEAQEEEKKQKNPKSSAYQERIRQYLEKWQKNTATPAQLDAFKNSVKRSQKAHVTIQDVKLAAVCLLQENEGYPIPPRFLPLLKSKEMDVFLANLLLYFSCFFEKKTLEKKPKSLMGEDSDTERRMVADTCDLALKQLALSYSSLLLGEAPSQQHLVACDRFKVSSTHSDIQLDECLYSFYSYAVWVTFERRDLKVIQQEIGRLFRSDSFNPALNEPGDRSESMEPQRTALNNRRSERRPALNKILTQCSPLMVSLLPTPQENAPHLFGGFRRGKRPSTEGCDSEALMEGLKQQLKSLSFGILGKPLSQFSSKTLKPQEGQSEDEEDEGDEGNDGEVVDPDPQVHIRSRKTSVMGQRSLTTTIDGHIRSRRDDLASRATTEAVSSDTE is encoded by the exons ATGGCAGCGCCACCTTCCTCTGGACGCTGGACCTGCAACGATCAAACCCTGAGCCTGGAGTTCATCAG TTTTGAAGCCCAAGAAGAGGAGAAAAAGCAGAAAAATCCAAAATCATCTGCATACCAAGAGCGAATCAGACAGTATCTGGAGAAGTGGCAAaa GAATACTGCGACACCCGCTCAACTGGACGCCTTCAAGAACTCAGTAAAACGCTCACAAAAGGCACATGTCACAATTCAGGATGTTAAAT TGGCAGCGGTCTGTCTGCTGCAGGAGAACGAGGGCTATCCCATACCGCCACGCTTCTTACCGCTGCTCAA GAGCAAAGAGATGGATGTGTTTCTTGCCAATCTCCTGCTCTACTTCTCCTGCTTCTTTGAGAAGAAAACTCTGGAGAAAAAACCAAAGTCTCTCATGGG AGAGGACAGCGACACCGAGCGGAGGATGGTGGCGGACACGTGTGATCTGGCACTGAAGCAGCTCGCCCTCTCGTACTCCAGCCTGCTGCTGGGAGAAGCTCCGTCTCAACAGCACCTCGTGGCTTGTGACAG GTTCAAGGTGTCGTCCACTCACAGTGACATTCAGCTAGATGAG TGTCTCTACAGTTTTTACAGCTATGCTGTATGGGTGACCTTTGAGAGGCGGGACCTGAAGGTCATCCAGCAGGAGATTGGTCGCTTGTTCCGCTCAGACAGCTTTAACCCCGCCCTGAATGAACCAGGTGATCGGTCTGAGTCTATGGAGCCTCAACGAACAGCATTGAACAACAG GAGGTCAGAGCGGCGTCCAGCTCTGAACAAGATTCTAACCCAGTGTTCGCCTCTGATGGTCTCTCTGCTGCCCACTCCACAAGAAAACGCCCCGCACCTGTTTGGGGGCTTCAGACGTGGCAAACGGCCCTCGACTGAAGGCTGTGATTCAGAGGCTCTGATGGAGGGGCTGAAACAGCAGCTAAAGTCTCTCAG CTTTGGCATTCTTGGAAAGCCTTTGAGCCAATTCAGCTCGAAGACACTGAAGCCTCAGGAAGGCCAGAGTGAAGATGAGGAAGATGAGGGTGATGAGGGTAATGACGGCGAGGTGGTGGACCCTGACCCACAAGTACACATCAGGAGTAGGAAAACCTCTGTCATGGGCCAAAGATCACTGACCACAACTATAGACGGACACATCCGCTCTAGGCGTGACGACTTAGCCTCCAGAGCAACCACTGAAGCAGTGTCCTCAGACACCGAATAA
- the LOC125252952 gene encoding protein phosphatase 1 regulatory subunit 36 isoform X2, with amino-acid sequence MKRTSSRLCVQESFTRYPGHFNLLRLVFMVTMAAPPSSGRWTCNDQTLSLEFISFEAQEEEKKQKNPKSSAYQERIRQYLEKWQKNTATPAQLDAFKNSVKRSQKAHVTIQDVKLAAVCLLQENEGYPIPPRFLPLLKSKEMDVFLANLLLYFSCFFEKKTLEKKPKSLMGEDSDTERRMVADTCDLALKQLALSYSSLLLGEAPSQQHLVACDRFKVSSTHSDIQLDECLYSFYSYAVWVTFERRDLKVIQQEIGRLFRSDSFNPALNEPGDRSESMEPQRTALNNRRSERRPALNKILTQCSPLMVSLLPTPQENAPHLFGGFRRGKRPSTEGCDSEALMEGLKQQLKSLSFGILGKPLSQFSSKTLKPQEGQSEDEEDEGDEGNDGEVVDPDPQVHIRSRKTSVMGQRSLTTTIDGHIRSRRDDLASRATTEAVSSDTE; translated from the exons ATGAAACG GACTAGCAGCCGTTTGTGTGTCCAAGAGTCCTTCACTCGATATCCAGGTCATTTCAATCTTCTCAGATTAGTTTTTATG GTAACGATGGCAGCGCCACCTTCCTCTGGACGCTGGACCTGCAACGATCAAACCCTGAGCCTGGAGTTCATCAG TTTTGAAGCCCAAGAAGAGGAGAAAAAGCAGAAAAATCCAAAATCATCTGCATACCAAGAGCGAATCAGACAGTATCTGGAGAAGTGGCAAaa GAATACTGCGACACCCGCTCAACTGGACGCCTTCAAGAACTCAGTAAAACGCTCACAAAAGGCACATGTCACAATTCAGGATGTTAAAT TGGCAGCGGTCTGTCTGCTGCAGGAGAACGAGGGCTATCCCATACCGCCACGCTTCTTACCGCTGCTCAA GAGCAAAGAGATGGATGTGTTTCTTGCCAATCTCCTGCTCTACTTCTCCTGCTTCTTTGAGAAGAAAACTCTGGAGAAAAAACCAAAGTCTCTCATGGG AGAGGACAGCGACACCGAGCGGAGGATGGTGGCGGACACGTGTGATCTGGCACTGAAGCAGCTCGCCCTCTCGTACTCCAGCCTGCTGCTGGGAGAAGCTCCGTCTCAACAGCACCTCGTGGCTTGTGACAG GTTCAAGGTGTCGTCCACTCACAGTGACATTCAGCTAGATGAG TGTCTCTACAGTTTTTACAGCTATGCTGTATGGGTGACCTTTGAGAGGCGGGACCTGAAGGTCATCCAGCAGGAGATTGGTCGCTTGTTCCGCTCAGACAGCTTTAACCCCGCCCTGAATGAACCAGGTGATCGGTCTGAGTCTATGGAGCCTCAACGAACAGCATTGAACAACAG GAGGTCAGAGCGGCGTCCAGCTCTGAACAAGATTCTAACCCAGTGTTCGCCTCTGATGGTCTCTCTGCTGCCCACTCCACAAGAAAACGCCCCGCACCTGTTTGGGGGCTTCAGACGTGGCAAACGGCCCTCGACTGAAGGCTGTGATTCAGAGGCTCTGATGGAGGGGCTGAAACAGCAGCTAAAGTCTCTCAG CTTTGGCATTCTTGGAAAGCCTTTGAGCCAATTCAGCTCGAAGACACTGAAGCCTCAGGAAGGCCAGAGTGAAGATGAGGAAGATGAGGGTGATGAGGGTAATGACGGCGAGGTGGTGGACCCTGACCCACAAGTACACATCAGGAGTAGGAAAACCTCTGTCATGGGCCAAAGATCACTGACCACAACTATAGACGGACACATCCGCTCTAGGCGTGACGACTTAGCCTCCAGAGCAACCACTGAAGCAGTGTCCTCAGACACCGAATAA
- the LOC125252952 gene encoding protein phosphatase 1 regulatory subunit 36 isoform X3, with protein MAKSPNETVTMAAPPSSGRWTCNDQTLSLEFISFEAQEEEKKQKNPKSSAYQERIRQYLEKWQKNTATPAQLDAFKNSVKRSQKAHVTIQDVKLAAVCLLQENEGYPIPPRFLPLLKSKEMDVFLANLLLYFSCFFEKKTLEKKPKSLMGEDSDTERRMVADTCDLALKQLALSYSSLLLGEAPSQQHLVACDRFKVSSTHSDIQLDECLYSFYSYAVWVTFERRDLKVIQQEIGRLFRSDSFNPALNEPGDRSESMEPQRTALNNRRSERRPALNKILTQCSPLMVSLLPTPQENAPHLFGGFRRGKRPSTEGCDSEALMEGLKQQLKSLSFGILGKPLSQFSSKTLKPQEGQSEDEEDEGDEGNDGEVVDPDPQVHIRSRKTSVMGQRSLTTTIDGHIRSRRDDLASRATTEAVSSDTE; from the exons ATGGCAAAATCACCGAATGAAACG GTAACGATGGCAGCGCCACCTTCCTCTGGACGCTGGACCTGCAACGATCAAACCCTGAGCCTGGAGTTCATCAG TTTTGAAGCCCAAGAAGAGGAGAAAAAGCAGAAAAATCCAAAATCATCTGCATACCAAGAGCGAATCAGACAGTATCTGGAGAAGTGGCAAaa GAATACTGCGACACCCGCTCAACTGGACGCCTTCAAGAACTCAGTAAAACGCTCACAAAAGGCACATGTCACAATTCAGGATGTTAAAT TGGCAGCGGTCTGTCTGCTGCAGGAGAACGAGGGCTATCCCATACCGCCACGCTTCTTACCGCTGCTCAA GAGCAAAGAGATGGATGTGTTTCTTGCCAATCTCCTGCTCTACTTCTCCTGCTTCTTTGAGAAGAAAACTCTGGAGAAAAAACCAAAGTCTCTCATGGG AGAGGACAGCGACACCGAGCGGAGGATGGTGGCGGACACGTGTGATCTGGCACTGAAGCAGCTCGCCCTCTCGTACTCCAGCCTGCTGCTGGGAGAAGCTCCGTCTCAACAGCACCTCGTGGCTTGTGACAG GTTCAAGGTGTCGTCCACTCACAGTGACATTCAGCTAGATGAG TGTCTCTACAGTTTTTACAGCTATGCTGTATGGGTGACCTTTGAGAGGCGGGACCTGAAGGTCATCCAGCAGGAGATTGGTCGCTTGTTCCGCTCAGACAGCTTTAACCCCGCCCTGAATGAACCAGGTGATCGGTCTGAGTCTATGGAGCCTCAACGAACAGCATTGAACAACAG GAGGTCAGAGCGGCGTCCAGCTCTGAACAAGATTCTAACCCAGTGTTCGCCTCTGATGGTCTCTCTGCTGCCCACTCCACAAGAAAACGCCCCGCACCTGTTTGGGGGCTTCAGACGTGGCAAACGGCCCTCGACTGAAGGCTGTGATTCAGAGGCTCTGATGGAGGGGCTGAAACAGCAGCTAAAGTCTCTCAG CTTTGGCATTCTTGGAAAGCCTTTGAGCCAATTCAGCTCGAAGACACTGAAGCCTCAGGAAGGCCAGAGTGAAGATGAGGAAGATGAGGGTGATGAGGGTAATGACGGCGAGGTGGTGGACCCTGACCCACAAGTACACATCAGGAGTAGGAAAACCTCTGTCATGGGCCAAAGATCACTGACCACAACTATAGACGGACACATCCGCTCTAGGCGTGACGACTTAGCCTCCAGAGCAACCACTGAAGCAGTGTCCTCAGACACCGAATAA